In one Streptomyces marincola genomic region, the following are encoded:
- a CDS encoding quinone oxidoreductase family protein codes for MGAGAGAGTMRAVVLRRFGGPGQLRTESVPQPAPREGESVIDVTLAGLNFADLEIRQGAYAPPPLPAVLGVDVVGRRRSDGRRVAALLREGGGYAQAAVARDAYTVDVPDHIDDAQALGLLEQGCTAYGALVTAGRLRPGESVAVAAAAGGVGHLAVQLALALGARTVAGIASTPAKRRFVRSLGARVAVGAPERLSAELPEGVDLYLDSVGGPALRAGLAALAPFGRLVTIGERGAGPGSSVPVEELTGRSVGVHGFWMRHVLADPALFARTADALFALAGRGLVRARVDRVVPLDGVGAAHEAMAARATLGKVLVDVRA; via the coding sequence ATGGGAGCGGGAGCGGGAGCGGGGACGATGCGGGCCGTGGTGCTGCGGCGCTTCGGCGGGCCGGGACAGCTGCGCACGGAGTCGGTGCCGCAACCGGCCCCCCGCGAGGGGGAGTCGGTCATCGACGTCACCCTCGCCGGGCTCAACTTCGCGGACCTGGAGATCCGGCAGGGCGCGTACGCCCCGCCCCCGCTGCCCGCCGTCCTGGGCGTCGATGTGGTCGGGCGGCGCCGTTCCGACGGACGCCGTGTGGCCGCGCTGCTGCGGGAGGGAGGCGGCTACGCGCAGGCCGCTGTCGCGCGCGACGCCTACACGGTGGACGTGCCCGACCACATCGACGACGCCCAGGCGCTCGGCCTGCTCGAACAGGGCTGCACCGCGTACGGCGCCCTCGTCACCGCCGGACGGCTGCGGCCGGGGGAGAGCGTCGCCGTCGCGGCTGCCGCGGGGGGCGTGGGGCACCTCGCGGTGCAACTCGCGCTCGCGCTGGGCGCCCGTACCGTCGCCGGCATCGCGTCGACCCCGGCGAAACGGCGGTTCGTCCGCTCGCTGGGCGCGCGGGTGGCGGTCGGCGCACCCGAGCGGCTCAGTGCGGAATTGCCCGAGGGAGTCGACCTGTATCTCGACTCGGTCGGCGGCCCCGCGCTGCGGGCAGGGCTCGCCGCGCTGGCCCCGTTCGGGCGGCTGGTGACCATCGGCGAGCGCGGAGCGGGACCGGGCAGCAGCGTGCCCGTCGAGGAGCTGACGGGGCGTTCCGTGGGCGTGCACGGGTTCTGGATGCGGCACGTGCTGGCGGATCCCGCGCTGTTCGCGCGCACCGCGGACGCCCTGTTCGCCCTGGCAGGGCGCGGGCTGGTGCGGGCCCGCGTCGACCGCGTGGTGCCGTTGGACGGAGTGGGCGCGGCCCACGAGGCGATGGCCGCGCGGGCCACGCTGGGCAAGGTACTGGTCGACGTGCGGGCATGA